From a region of the Helianthus annuus cultivar XRQ/B chromosome 5, HanXRQr2.0-SUNRISE, whole genome shotgun sequence genome:
- the LOC110942902 gene encoding uncharacterized protein LOC110942902, translating into MADARNVNDDNDDNNDVARQEAFENKVTEVAEGVMQANLPRLAQEVESRVLGVVDAMMTSKFEELKELIEGSKGRGKERRCTYKDFMACHPTTYDGKIDPVECQRWVSNIEAVFIRSRCDKEDQVMFATGLLTHQAKDWWDAHSKEIGDDRLQVMTWQEFKGPFMRYHCPQSAIDKIQEDFLRLRQKNESVNETANTYMDKMMFCGELVTNERMKINRFNGVLKAEIREFITPSKCETLEELIDLARDREIEIKRQEERGEKRLSEKGASFSPSKKGKFQDQGRKGKSKGGITPCKTCGKLHTGECLLGKKGCFKCGKEGHSSYQCPNNPKTCFNCFERGHIKSECPKLQQESKKEDKKQESSKAKGRMFQITSEEAKSQPNVVSGIFLINSMPVYVLFDTGATMSFISSEIVQHPSFKIERMSMPLEVEIADSKNYLLHEICKNCKLTIEDEEFAIDLIPVILGEFKVIVGMDWMSQNHAEINCETKTIHLQTPSGRRLNVQGERKMEAKLCTLIQATKYVLNGSRAY; encoded by the coding sequence ATGGCTGATGCAAGAAATGttaatgatgataatgatgataacaaTGATGTGGCTAGACAAGAAGCATTCGAGAACAAAGTTACAGAAGTAGCGGAAGGGGTTATGCAAGCCAATCTTCCACGGTTGGCTCAAGAAGTAGAAAGCCGAGTTCTGGGGGTTGTGGATGCTATGATGACCAGTAAGTTCGAAGAGTTGAAAGAATTAATCGAGGGATCCAAGGGTAGAGGTAAGGAACGAAGGTGCACTTATAAGGATTTTATGGCATGTCATCCGACGACGTATGACGGTAAAATTGACCCAGTTGAATGTCAAAGATGGGTCTCGAATATAGAGGCGGTGTTTATACGAAGCCGGTGCGATAAGGAGGACCAAGTGATGTTCGCTACCGGTTTACTAACCCATcaagcgaaagattggtgggatgcgcACAGCAAGGAAATAGGCGACGATAGGCTGCAAGTTATGACTTGGCAAGAGTTCAAGGGGCCCTTCATGAGATATCATTGCCCTCAGTCGGCTATCGACAAGATTCAGGAGGATTTCTTACGCCTCCGGCAGAAAAACGAATCAGTAAATGAAACAGCAAACACTTATATGGATAAGATGATGTTCTGTGGAGAATTGGTAACAAACGAGAGGATGAAAATAAATCGTTTCAATGGCGTGTTAAAGGCAGAAATTAGAGAGTTCATCACTCCCTCAAAATGTGAAACCCTCGAGGAGCTCATTGATTTAGCACGGGATAGGGAGATCGAGATTAAAAGACAAGAAGAGCGAGGTGAAAAGAGACTGAGTGAAAAGGGTGCAAGTTTTAGCCCATCTAAAAAGGGGAAGTTTCAGGATCAAGGAAGGAAGGGCAAGTCGAAAGGTGGAATTACACCATGCAAAACGTGTGGGAAGCTCCATACCGGAGAATGTTTGCTAGGCAAAAAGGGGTGCTTCAAATGCGGGAAGGAGGGGCATTCGTCTTATCAATGCCCGAACAACCCAAAGACTTGTTTCAACTGTTTTGAAAGGGGGCATATCAAGTCGGAATGCCCGAAGCTTCAGCAAGAGTCAAAGAAAGAAGATAAGAAACAAGAGAGTTCTAAGGCGAAGGGGAGAATGTTTCAAATCACATCGGAAGAAGCCAAATCCCAGCCGAATGTGGTTTCAGGTATCTTTTTAATAAACTCAATGccggtttatgttttgtttgataccGGGGCCACTATGTCATTTATCTCTAGTGAAATCGTACAACATCCTTCCTTTAAGATTGAACGGATGTcgatgcccttagaagtagagattGCAGATAGTAAAAATTATTTGTTGCACGAAATATGTAAAAATTGTAAATTaaccattgaggatgaggagtttGCTATCGATCTTATACCCGTGATCTTGGGAGAATTTAAAgtaatagtgggtatggattggatgTCCCAAAACCACGCGGAGATAAATTGTGAAACCAAAACTATACATCTCCAAACTCCAAGTGGAAGACGATTAAATGTACAAGGCGAAAGAAAGATGGAAGCGAAGTTATGTACCCTCATTCAAGCTACCAAGTATGTGCTCAATGGGAGTAGAGCATACTAA